From the Glycine max cultivar Williams 82 chromosome 11, Glycine_max_v4.0, whole genome shotgun sequence genome, the window TTCGTGGTTACTTTTAGTTGGCCATTCAGGATATTTTCTTGGAAGTATTTAATTAATAGTCATGGTTGAAAATTTTGAACACCTGACCCAACTAACCTGTCGAAGTCTTGCTAGCTTTTTGATAATTAGCGGGACAATGAATGGAGTCACCCTTaagtaatattataatatacacTTCATCTTTAGGATAGTCTTCTTATCATCATTTTCTCTTCCATCacacctttatttttatttttatttttatttttttctctctttgctcTGTGTCTATACACCCAAAAATAGGAtgtacattgatttttttttcctttaggaTATATGAGTAGAAGAAAGGGAAAGATcgaaaagaattaataaataatataggaaaaaaatgagatgaaagtaATATGAAAAGGAAAACTAACTGatgtattattaataattaatataataaccGAGATATTAGTCAGAGAAGAAACCAGTAGCTAATCAACACaagtttcattttcttcttgcatcAAGAAGCAATTAATACTTGATGATAATAAGGTGTGCATGACTAAAATAGTTTATGTCTAAAATTTCAACTATGATATTTACATTATAAGAATCTGTGATATTTATATGGTAGTAGTTGGTCTTGAAGAAAATAAGGATCCTCTGGTTGCTATATTGTCCCTTAGCGTGTACGCGTGTGTCTCTTAACTCTACTCTACGATGACGAAACTGAAAGAGCTGATAGGAATAATGAAGGACAAAGCATCGCAGGGCAAAGCCGCGATCCTCTCCAAACGCgccactctctctctcctccGAGCCACCAGCCACGACTCCTTCGCCCCTCCCACGCGGGATCACCTCTCCACGCTCCTCTCCTCCGGTGATGGCTCACGCGCCACCGCCTCCGACGCCGTAGACCTCCTCACCGGCCGCCTCCAGACCACCCAGAGCTCCGCCGTGGCGCTGAAATGCCTGATCGTGGTGCACCACGTGATCAGGCGTGGCAGCTTCATCATGAGGGACCAGCTTCCATACAGCGGCGGCAGGAACCACCTTAACCTCTCCAAATTCAGAGACAAAAGCAGCCCCGTGTGTTGGGAACTCTCTTTGTGGGTACGATGGTACGCTAAACACGTGGAACAGCTTCTCTGGGCTTCCAGAATTGTCGGATTCTTACCAACcgaaaaagagaaagcttcgGGTCTTACCAACgaggagttgttgagagagacGGAGGCTTTGTTAACGGTTCTAGAAGGGATTGGAAACATACCCAACGCTGCATCCATGGAAGGGAATAGATTAGTTTCTGAAGTAGCGACTTTGGTGGAAGAAGATGGGGTTGCGGTGTTGAGTGAGATTTTTCTTAGAGTTAACGAGTTTAGAGAGAGATTGGTGTGTCTCGGTTTTGGAGAAGTAGTGGAATTGGTTTACGTCTTGAATAGATTGGGCAAGTGTAAAGAGATATTGGTGATCACAGAGAAACAGAAGTTATGGGATTTAGTGAGAGAATTGAAGGTGAAGATAGAGAAGATGGAAGTGTATAGGGAAGAAGGGAAAAGAACGGTGACAACACAGAGAGCAACAAAGTCAGATAGGTTTGCTCTCACGCTTGTGAATTCCGTTGATTTGGGACGGTTTCCCTCTGCAAGGTTCTTGTGAATTGTGATATTTTGTAAatacatattaattatatatcttttcggttaaattaattattggaTGTCAAATGCATGAATAATAATGatcaatttagtaaaaaaaaactagtattcTATTCTTATGTGTAAAAATTTTGAGTCAAATGACAATCATaattcacaaataaaattaatatctgacttaataaattgaaaaacatgtgattttttatataagaccaaaaatttatttgatgccTGCGTAATCTTCCTTTTAACTTTCAGTTCAGatgaaattgtaaatttttggtTCTTATACATGTATAAAAGTTGGATTTGTCTATTTTGTTGTGTCTAATGATAATAGCAGAGAAAATTTGTTGACCTATAAAAATTTTCTACTTTTGTATggaatgttttataatttatttttcttgatcaTATTATCCATCCATTTTATGCActgtataaaaaagaaaatggtgatAATAAATTCTAATATATACTTCtaggagaagagaaaaattaaaaaggaaataaaataagtgatatTATGCAATgaataatgaaacaaaaagaagaaaggaatgtAGAAAGGAGAATGAAAAGGTATATACCTTATTCGTCCATGTG encodes:
- the LOC100804331 gene encoding putative clathrin assembly protein At4g40080, with product MTKLKELIGIMKDKASQGKAAILSKRATLSLLRATSHDSFAPPTRDHLSTLLSSGDGSRATASDAVDLLTGRLQTTQSSAVALKCLIVVHHVIRRGSFIMRDQLPYSGGRNHLNLSKFRDKSSPVCWELSLWVRWYAKHVEQLLWASRIVGFLPTEKEKASGLTNEELLRETEALLTVLEGIGNIPNAASMEGNRLVSEVATLVEEDGVAVLSEIFLRVNEFRERLVCLGFGEVVELVYVLNRLGKCKEILVITEKQKLWDLVRELKVKIEKMEVYREEGKRTVTTQRATKSDRFALTLVNSVDLGRFPSARFL